The Thermodesulfobacteriota bacterium genome includes a window with the following:
- a CDS encoding phosphatidylserine decarboxylase family protein, producing the protein MVAPQVPVAREGYPFIGFAAFATVVAALVGHELLAWGGVAVTGFVLFFFRDPERVGPEAVDALVAPADGQVIAIDQLYDERYLGDHAYRVSIFMNLFSVHVNRIPFAGRVTGVRYRPGAFLAADAGRAALANESCATLLATAGGRQLAVVQIAGLVARRIVCWCRKGDQVERGQRFGLIRFGSRVDLYLPLQTQLAVEVGQQVRAGETLLGHLS; encoded by the coding sequence ATGGTTGCGCCCCAGGTGCCGGTAGCCCGGGAGGGCTATCCCTTCATCGGCTTTGCCGCCTTCGCCACGGTGGTGGCCGCCCTGGTCGGCCACGAGCTGCTGGCGTGGGGCGGGGTGGCGGTCACCGGCTTTGTCCTCTTCTTCTTCCGGGATCCGGAGCGGGTGGGGCCGGAGGCGGTGGATGCCCTGGTGGCACCGGCGGACGGCCAGGTGATCGCCATCGACCAGCTCTACGACGAGCGCTACCTCGGGGACCACGCCTACCGGGTCAGCATCTTCATGAACCTGTTCAGCGTCCACGTCAACCGGATACCCTTTGCCGGGCGGGTGACGGGGGTGCGCTACCGGCCTGGCGCCTTTCTGGCCGCGGATGCCGGCCGCGCCGCCCTGGCGAACGAGTCCTGTGCCACCTTGCTCGCCACCGCCGGGGGGCGCCAGCTGGCCGTGGTGCAGATCGCCGGCCTGGTGGCCAGGCGGATCGTCTGCTGGTGCCGCAAGGGCGACCAGGTGGAGCGGGGCCAGCGGTTTGGGCTCATCCGCTTCGGCTCCCGGGTCGACCTCTACCTGCCCCTCCAGACGCAGCTGGCGGTGGAGGTGGGCCAGCAGGTGCGGGCCGGCGAGACCCTCCTGGGCCATCTGTCCTGA
- the pssA gene encoding CDP-diacylglycerol--serine O-phosphatidyltransferase encodes MRYRRRPKSNVPPRKGFFLLPSLFTTASLLSGFFAIVAAIRGDFHEAALAILVSGVFDGLDGRIARLTNTTSKFGMEYDSLCDLVAFGVAPAILAYLWALAPYGRFGWLAAFLYVATTALRLARFNTLPPATDGSFLGLPCPAAAGTVATSVLFCGFLGKGGAVQNILVLAMVYFLSYFMVSTFRYLSFKNQAAQGKKPFPVLVAMVLIVMVLATEPQVTLFGLAALYVLSGPALAIYHWLAHGKDEPAGTLTIGESKGGSHG; translated from the coding sequence ATGCGCTACCGCCGCCGTCCGAAGAGCAATGTCCCGCCGCGCAAGGGCTTCTTCCTGCTGCCATCCCTGTTCACCACCGCCAGCCTGCTCTCCGGCTTCTTCGCCATTGTGGCGGCAATCCGTGGTGATTTCCACGAGGCGGCCCTGGCCATCCTGGTCTCCGGGGTCTTCGACGGCCTGGACGGCCGGATTGCCCGCCTGACCAACACCACCAGCAAGTTCGGCATGGAGTACGACTCCCTGTGCGACCTGGTGGCCTTCGGCGTCGCCCCGGCCATCCTCGCCTATCTCTGGGCCCTGGCCCCGTATGGCCGCTTCGGCTGGCTGGCCGCCTTCCTCTACGTGGCCACCACCGCCCTGCGCCTGGCCCGCTTCAACACCCTGCCGCCGGCGACCGACGGCTCGTTTCTGGGCCTGCCCTGCCCCGCCGCCGCCGGCACCGTGGCCACCTCGGTGCTGTTCTGCGGCTTTCTGGGCAAAGGCGGCGCCGTGCAGAACATCCTGGTCCTGGCCATGGTCTATTTCCTGTCCTATTTCATGGTCAGCACCTTCCGGTACCTGAGCTTCAAGAACCAGGCCGCCCAGGGCAAGAAGCCCTTCCCGGTGCTGGTGGCGATGGTGCTCATCGTCATGGTGCTGGCCACCGAGCCCCAGGTGACCCTGTTTGGCCTTGCCGCCCTCTACGTGCTGTCCGGGCCGGCCCTCGCCATCTACCACTGGCTGGCCCACGGCAAAGACGAGCCGGCCGGGACGCTTACGATCGGCGAATCCAAGGGAGGGAGCCATGGCTAG
- the ilvN gene encoding acetolactate synthase small subunit, which produces MRHTISVLLQNKPGVLSRVTGLFSGRGFNIESLCVAETVDPEISCLTLVSTGDDQIIEQITKQLHKLIDVIKVTDVTEGEYVEREMALIRVKAESHTRAEVLRVIDIFRGKVVDVSPRSYAVEITGSKSKMQAVIDILRPIGIQEIVRTGVIAMPRAKKT; this is translated from the coding sequence ATGCGACACACGATATCCGTTCTGCTGCAGAACAAGCCCGGGGTGCTCTCCCGGGTGACCGGCCTTTTTTCCGGTCGTGGGTTCAACATCGAAAGCCTGTGCGTTGCCGAGACGGTGGATCCCGAGATCTCCTGCCTCACCCTGGTCTCCACCGGGGACGACCAGATCATCGAGCAGATCACCAAGCAGCTCCACAAGCTCATCGATGTCATCAAGGTGACCGATGTCACCGAGGGTGAGTATGTGGAGCGGGAGATGGCCCTCATCCGGGTCAAGGCCGAATCCCATACCCGGGCCGAGGTCCTGCGGGTGATCGACATCTTCCGGGGCAAGGTGGTGGACGTAAGCCCCCGGAGCTATGCCGTGGAGATCACCGGCTCCAAGTCCAAGATGCAGGCGGTCATCGATATCCTGCGGCCCATCGGCATCCAGGAGATCGTGCGCACCGGCGTCATCGCCATGCCCCGGGCCAAGAAGACCTGA